ACTGGCCGTCGGACGAGTTCCTGGACAGCCCCTCGCTGAACTTCAACGAGGACTACAGCGGCCAGACGTTCCTGCTGGCCTTCCACATGGCGGGCTTCGGCGACCAGGTGGGGTTCTTCCGGTACATGGACTTCGTGGTGGGCTTCAACGCCGACCACTACCTGCCCGACCCGCGGCGGGACGACCGGCCGGAGCGGCAGCACCTCTACTTCGGGTTCGCGCTGAACCTCCAAGAGGTCCTGAACCGGGGCCTGTTCGACCGCCCGCGCGAGCGGGACAACCGCGCCCAAGAGGCCGCGCGCGGGTTCTTCGCGGACTGGGCGGCGGAGCACATTCAGGTGCCCTACACGGCCGTGCCGCTGATCGAGATGCAGCGCACCAACCCTGACGACTGAACGTCTGACCGGTATCCAGCGCGCCCACCCCTGACACGGATGTCACGGCTGCGGGTCGGCGGGGACGCGCGTGTCATGCCGCAGGTCGCCGTCGAGCCCGGCCATACGTCTGGCAAGCCTGCAATTCAACGAACAAATTGGGGGGAACTAGGAGAAGACACCCAGGTGCGTGGTGTTCACGGAGACCGTGCGGCGGCTTTGGCGCGCAACATGCAGGCGCCCCCGTGTCATCCGAGTGAATTCATTGAAGTCGCTGTCACGCATTTGACAGCCACCTTCACGCCCCTACACTCCGCACGCCTGACCCACCGAGGGGTGAGCGCGGCCCACGGGGGACGACGCGCCGGGCTTCAGGCCGGCCCTTCCGACTTATCGACTATGCAACTCCATCTGGTTCGTGAGCAAGACGCCGCCCGCAGCAAGGAAATCGCTCCTTCGCTCGAGCCGCTCATCCTCGAGGCCCGCGAGACGTTCGAGCAGCAGGCGGCCGCCGTGGCCGCGCTCGCCCGTCGGGTAGACCGGACCTACGGCTTGGCCGCCCACCTGCTGCGCTCCACCGAGGGCCATGTGGTGGTCTGTGGCATCGGCAAGAGCGGCCTGATCGGCCAGAAGCTCGCCGCCACGTTCGCTTCCACGGGCACCCCGTCGTTCTTCGTGCACGCGGCCGAGGCCTTTCACGGTGACCTCGGCATGATCACCGAGCGGGACACCGTGCTGCTCATCTCCTACAGCGGCGAGACCGAAGAGATCGTCCGCCTGCTGCCACACTTCCGGGCACGCAACATCGCCACCATCGCGCTGGTGGGTGAGCTCGGCTCCACCCTGGCCAAGGGCGTGGACATCGCGCTCGACGTGTCGGTGCGCGGCGAGGTGTGCCCCAACAACCTGGCGCCCACCAACTCCACCCTGGCCGCCATGGCCATGGGCGACGCGCTGGCCGTGTCGCTGATGCGCCTGCGCGACTTCCGCCCCCAGGACTTTGCGGTGCTACACCCGGGAGGTGCCCTCGGCCGCCGGCTGCGCACGCGGGTGCGTGACGCCATGCGCTCGGAGGACCTGCCCATCCTCAAGCCCACCGACACACTGGGTCAGTGCTTGCTGGCCGCCGCGCGCGGTCGCCTCGGGATGGTCTTGGCGGTGGAAGACGGTGAGCTGATGGGGGTGGTGTGCGACGCCGCGCTCCACCTGGCCATGGACCGCTACTCGGCGGACCTCAGCATCCCCATCTCCGAGATCATGCGCCTCGACCCCCCCACGGTCGCGCCCTCCACGCTCCTGGCGGAGGCCGAGCGCGTCATGGCCGAAGAGCGCCACGCCTACCTGGTCGTGGTCGAGAGTGGTCGCGGAGTTGTAGGGGTGCTCGAGCGCGTGCGAGACTAGGCCCCGTGAAACGGCTCCATGTTCTCGGCGCTTGCCTTCTGGCCAGCGCGCTCCCCTCTCTGCTGGCCGCTTGCGCCAGTGCTCCGCCTGCGGCGGCGTGGAGCCCCGAGCTCGCACCTTCCACGCTCGAGACCACCTCACCCGCGGAGGCTGCGGTCTTGGCGCGGGCGGCCGAGCTGCCCGTGGACGAGCCTGTGGACGTGAGTGGCCTGCGCGTGGTGGCCGCCGCGCCCTACAGCGCCGCGAGTGGCCGGCTGTGCCGCGAGCTGCAGCTGGACGAGCAGCTGCGCCTAGCGTGCAGCGGCGAAGAGGGCTGGGTGTTCGTGCCGGTGCTCCTCGAAGGGCCGTGAGCATGCGCCTGTTGGCCGGCCTCTATGCGCAGCTGTGGGTCATCCAGACCCTTGCGCTCCGAGAGACGCGCACCCGCTTCGGCAACCATCGCCTTGGCTACGTCTGGGCGCTGCTGGAGCCGCTGGTCTGGATCGGCACGTTCTGGGGCATGTTCCACATCGCCCAGAAGGCGCCACCCACTGGCATGGACATGCTCACGTTCTTGGCCACGGGCGTCATTCCGTACGACATCTTCTCGAAGTCGGCGGACCGCTGCGCCGCCTCCATCGACGCCAACCGTGGCCTGCTGTTCTACCCCCAGGTGCACCCGCTCGACATCGTCTTCGCGCGCGCCGCGCTCGAGTTCGCCACGTACGTGATGGTCTTCACTGTGATCATCGGCGCCCACGCGCTGCTCATCGGCGGCTTCGCGGTGGCCAACCCGCTCATGCTGCTGCAGGGGCTGGTGCTAGCCAGTCTGCTCGGCACCTCACTTGGCCTCGTCTTCGCGGCGCTCTCCGTGGAGAGCAACCTGGTGGAGCGTGTGCGCGGGCCCCTCATGAGGCCGCTCTTCTGGACGTCGGGGATCTTCTTCACGCTCAACAGCCTCCCGCTGGTGGCGCGCGAGGTCATGCTCTGGAACCCCGTGATCCACTGCGTCGAGTTCGTGCGCAGCGGCTTCTTCGAGAGCTACGAGGGCGAGCACATGTCCGCCAGCTACGTGCTGCTGTGGATCCTCGGCCTGGCGTTTGTGGGTCTCACTGTGGAGCGCGCCGTCCGCCACAAAGTGGAGGTCACGTGATCCAGCTCACCGAGGTCACCAAGGGGTACATGACCCCCGCCGGGATGCACGTGGTGCTGGACCGCATCACGGCTACGTTTCCCAGTCAGCAGAGCATCGGCATCCTGGGCCGCAACGGCGCGGGCAAGTCCACGCTGCTGCGCGTGTTGGGGGGAGCCGAGCTGCCCGACCAGGGCTACATCAAGCGACAGGGGCGCGTGTCCTGGCCCATCGGCTTCGCCGGCGGCTTCAGCGGGTCGCTCACGGGGCGTGAGAACTGCCGCTTCGTGGCGCGCCTCTACCAAGCCAACCTGGACGAGGTCTGCAACTTCGCGCAGGAGTTCGCGGACATCGGCGACTACTTCCACATGCCCGTGCGCACCTACAGCTCGGGCATGCGCGCGCGTCTCGCCTTCGGTCTGAGCATGGCCATCGACTTCGACACCTACCTGGTGGACGAGGTCACCGCCGTGGGCGACGCCAAGTTTCAGAAGAAGTGCCGGGAGGCCTTCGCCGAGCGTCAAGAACGAAGCTCGGTCATCATCGTCTCGCACCAAATGAGCACCATCAAACAGTACTGCAAGCGCTGCGCCGTGCTGCACCACGGGCAGCTCGCGTTCTACGACGACCTCGACGAGGCCACCAAGCTCTACGAGGCCGCCTGATGAGTGTCGCGAACGTCGGTGAGAGAGCGGCAACCGCGCGGGACCTACGCAAGGCACGCCAGCAGCGCACGGTGCTGCGCCTGGGGATCGGCGTGGTGTTGCCCACGCTGCTGGCCGCGCTCTACTACGGCGCCCTGGCGGCCCCGGAGTACGAGTCGGTCTCGGCGTTCACCGTGCGCTCCGCCGATGGCGGGGGTGGCATGGGGCTCGAGTTCTTCATCGCCTCGGTGCCCGGCTCGAGCGCTGGCGCGGACGCCATGCTGGTGCAGGAGTACATCATCTCGCGGGACATGCTGGCCAAGCTCGAAGCCGAGCACGACTTCGTTTCGCATTACCGCGACCACGGCGACTTCTGGTCGCGGTTGGCCGCTGACGCCGACGCCGAGGAGCGCTTCGAGTACTACGCGGACCACGTGCTGGTGGAGCACGACAGCACGTCGGGCGTGATCACGCTGGCCGTCCGGGCCTACTCCGCCGCGAAGGCCGCCGAGCTGAACCAGGCCATGCTCCGCGCGGGAGAGGAGCTGGTCAACCAGCTGAACACGCGGTCGCGTGAGGACCGCCTCGCGCTGGCGCAGCGTGAGCTGCAGGCGGGCGAGGCACGGCTCACGGCGGCGCGCGCGGCGCTCGTGGCGTTCCAGGCGCAGCACGACGAGATCAACCCCATGGAGTCGGCCGCGGCGGTGCTCACCGTCCGCAGTCAGCTCGAAGGAGAGCTGGCGTCGGCGCGCGCCGAGCTCAGCGCGCTGCGACGAACGCTGCAGCCCGACGCCCCCGAGGTGGCCGCGCTGCGCAGCCGCATCGGCGCGCTCCAGAACCAGATCGACACCCAGACGGCGCGCCTCAGCAACGGCGACACGGGTTTCGCGGCCACCATCGCCGCCTTCGAGCCCCTGCTGGTGGAGAAGGAATTCGCGCAGCAGGCCTATCAGTCTGCGCTCACCGCCCTCGAGATGGCGCGCATCGAGGCCGACCGCCAGAACCGCTACGTGGTCAGCGTGTCGCGCCCCTCCGAGCCCGACGCGGCCACTCATCCCGACGGCGTGCGGGGTGTGCTCACCGTCACCGTCATCTGCTTCATGCTGCTGGGCGTGGGGTCTCTCCTGCTCGCCTCCGTGCGCGAACACGCCAACCTCTGAGGAGCTCCATCATGCGACGCCCGCTCCACGCCACCCCCCTCGCAGCCCTATCCCTCGTCTTGTCCCTCGGGCTGGGCCACGTCCCTGCCCACGCGCAGCCCGCTCCGGCAGGTGCGCCCGCTGGCCCTGCGGCGGCCGGAGCGTCGCCCGCGCCTTCGGCGGCGGTGGACTCGGCCGGCGTCACGCCATTCGGCGCGTCGTTGTTCACCGGCAACTTCGCCGGCCAGCGCGACGACGGCCTGAACGAAGACTACCAGGTGCTCCCCGGCGACCGGGTCATGGTCAACGTGTGGGGCAGCGCCACGGTGAACGACGTGTTCGT
This genomic interval from Sandaracinaceae bacterium contains the following:
- a CDS encoding KpsF/GutQ family sugar-phosphate isomerase, with the translated sequence MQLHLVREQDAARSKEIAPSLEPLILEARETFEQQAAAVAALARRVDRTYGLAAHLLRSTEGHVVVCGIGKSGLIGQKLAATFASTGTPSFFVHAAEAFHGDLGMITERDTVLLISYSGETEEIVRLLPHFRARNIATIALVGELGSTLAKGVDIALDVSVRGEVCPNNLAPTNSTLAAMAMGDALAVSLMRLRDFRPQDFAVLHPGGALGRRLRTRVRDAMRSEDLPILKPTDTLGQCLLAAARGRLGMVLAVEDGELMGVVCDAALHLAMDRYSADLSIPISEIMRLDPPTVAPSTLLAEAERVMAEERHAYLVVVESGRGVVGVLERVRD
- a CDS encoding ABC transporter ATP-binding protein; the encoded protein is MIQLTEVTKGYMTPAGMHVVLDRITATFPSQQSIGILGRNGAGKSTLLRVLGGAELPDQGYIKRQGRVSWPIGFAGGFSGSLTGRENCRFVARLYQANLDEVCNFAQEFADIGDYFHMPVRTYSSGMRARLAFGLSMAIDFDTYLVDEVTAVGDAKFQKKCREAFAERQERSSVIIVSHQMSTIKQYCKRCAVLHHGQLAFYDDLDEATKLYEAA
- a CDS encoding ABC transporter permease: MSMRLLAGLYAQLWVIQTLALRETRTRFGNHRLGYVWALLEPLVWIGTFWGMFHIAQKAPPTGMDMLTFLATGVIPYDIFSKSADRCAASIDANRGLLFYPQVHPLDIVFARAALEFATYVMVFTVIIGAHALLIGGFAVANPLMLLQGLVLASLLGTSLGLVFAALSVESNLVERVRGPLMRPLFWTSGIFFTLNSLPLVAREVMLWNPVIHCVEFVRSGFFESYEGEHMSASYVLLWILGLAFVGLTVERAVRHKVEVT